One genomic segment of Bacteroides caccae includes these proteins:
- a CDS encoding GumC family protein: protein MKEENQNGKERQMAEEQIDFRTLLFKYIIHWPWFVGAVLLCLVGAWFYLHWATPIYNISATVLIKDEKKGGGSGVSSELEDMGLSGLMTSSKNIDNELEVLRSKTLVKEVVNQLNLYITYKDEDEFPAKSLYKTSPVQVSLTPQEAEKLSSPMVVEMILQPKGSIDVNVTVGEKGYQKHFEKLPAIFPTDEGTLAFFQDVDSVTLQDGTKVPRLEKNVRHITATINKPMRVAKGYCSNLSIAPTSKTTSVAVISLKNSSLQCGQDFINQLLEMYNRNTNNDKNEIAQKTAEFIDERISIISKELGSTEADLETFKRDAGITDLTSEAQIALAGNAEYEKKSVENRTQISLVNDLRKYLKGNEYEVLPSNVGLQDAALIGAIERYNEMLVERKRLLRTSTENNPTIVNLDTSIRAMKANVQATLEGTLQGLMITKSNLDREASRYSRRISNAPGQERAYVSIARQQEIKAGLYLMLLQKREENAIALAATANNAKIIDEAIADDTPVSPKRSMIYLIALVLGVGIPVGIIYLIELTKFKIEGRADVEKLTSVPIIGDIPLTDEKNDKNGSIAVFENKNNLMSETFRNIRTNLQFMLDNDQKVILVTSTVSGEGKSFVSANLAISLSLLGKKVVIVGLDIRKPGLNKVFHLSNKEKGITQYLSNPETDLMELVQPSDINKNLFILPGGSVPPNPTELLARNGLDKAIEILKQNFDYVIMDTAPIGMVTDTLLVGRVADLSVYVCRADYTHKAEYTLINELAIEKKLSKLCTVINGVDLKKRKYGYYYGYGKYGKYYGYGKRYGYGYGYGEK from the coding sequence ATGAAAGAAGAAAATCAAAACGGGAAGGAACGCCAAATGGCTGAAGAACAAATAGATTTCCGGACATTGCTTTTTAAATATATTATTCATTGGCCTTGGTTTGTAGGGGCAGTGTTGCTCTGCCTTGTTGGTGCATGGTTTTATCTGCATTGGGCTACCCCCATTTATAATATTTCAGCCACCGTTCTAATAAAAGATGAGAAGAAGGGCGGAGGTTCGGGAGTTTCTTCGGAATTGGAGGATATGGGATTAAGTGGTCTGATGACTTCTTCTAAGAATATTGATAACGAGTTGGAAGTCCTACGCTCAAAAACGCTTGTAAAAGAAGTTGTTAATCAATTGAACTTGTATATAACTTATAAAGACGAGGATGAGTTTCCGGCTAAAAGTTTATACAAGACATCTCCGGTACAAGTAAGTTTGACACCTCAGGAGGCTGAGAAACTAAGTTCTCCGATGGTAGTGGAAATGATACTACAGCCTAAAGGAAGTATAGATGTGAATGTGACTGTTGGTGAGAAAGGATATCAGAAGCATTTTGAGAAACTGCCTGCTATCTTCCCGACTGATGAAGGTACATTGGCTTTCTTTCAAGATGTTGACTCGGTAACTTTGCAGGATGGCACGAAAGTACCTCGGTTAGAGAAGAACGTACGTCATATAACTGCGACTATCAACAAACCGATGAGAGTGGCAAAGGGGTATTGTAGCAACTTGTCTATTGCGCCAACCTCCAAGACTACTTCTGTGGCTGTGATATCATTAAAAAATTCCAGTTTGCAGTGTGGACAGGATTTTATCAACCAATTACTGGAGATGTATAATCGTAATACGAATAATGATAAAAACGAAATCGCCCAGAAGACTGCTGAGTTTATTGATGAACGTATTAGTATTATTTCAAAAGAACTGGGAAGTACAGAAGCGGATTTGGAAACCTTTAAGCGTGACGCAGGTATCACGGACTTGACGAGTGAAGCTCAGATAGCCTTAGCCGGTAATGCTGAATATGAAAAGAAGAGTGTGGAGAACCGTACTCAAATCAGTCTGGTGAATGACTTACGTAAATACTTGAAAGGTAATGAATATGAAGTATTACCAAGTAATGTTGGTTTACAGGATGCTGCCTTGATTGGTGCGATTGAACGTTATAATGAAATGTTGGTGGAACGTAAACGTCTGCTACGTACATCAACAGAGAATAACCCGACTATTGTGAATCTGGATACGAGTATCCGTGCTATGAAAGCTAATGTACAGGCTACTCTTGAAGGAACTTTGCAGGGGTTGATGATAACCAAGTCAAATCTGGACCGTGAGGCAAGCCGCTACTCTCGTCGTATCAGTAACGCTCCGGGGCAGGAACGTGCTTATGTAAGCATTGCCCGCCAGCAAGAAATTAAAGCAGGGTTGTATCTGATGTTGTTGCAGAAACGTGAAGAGAATGCAATTGCGTTAGCTGCTACTGCAAATAATGCGAAGATTATTGATGAAGCGATAGCTGATGATACTCCGGTATCTCCCAAACGCTCTATGATTTATTTAATTGCATTGGTGTTGGGTGTTGGGATTCCTGTTGGTATCATTTACCTGATTGAACTGACGAAATTCAAGATAGAAGGTCGTGCCGACGTAGAAAAATTGACGAGTGTTCCTATTATAGGTGATATTCCATTGACTGACGAAAAGAATGATAAGAATGGTTCTATTGCTGTCTTCGAGAACAAGAATAATCTGATGAGTGAAACCTTCCGTAATATTCGTACCAATCTTCAGTTTATGCTCGATAATGATCAGAAGGTTATCCTTGTAACCTCAACAGTCAGTGGAGAAGGAAAATCGTTTGTTTCGGCAAACCTGGCTATCAGTCTTTCTCTTTTGGGAAAGAAGGTCGTGATTGTCGGACTCGATATTCGCAAGCCGGGACTGAATAAAGTATTCCATCTCTCCAATAAAGAGAAAGGCATTACTCAGTATCTTTCTAATCCTGAAACGGATCTAATGGAACTTGTTCAACCTTCTGATATCAATAAGAATCTGTTTATTCTTCCGGGTGGTTCTGTGCCTCCTAATCCAACGGAGTTGTTAGCTCGTAACGGTCTGGATAAAGCCATAGAAATCTTGAAGCAGAACTTCGACTATGTGATAATGGATACTGCCCCTATCGGTATGGTAACCGATACTTTATTGGTAGGTCGTGTGGCTGATTTGTCAGTATACGTATGTCGTGCCGACTATACTCATAAAGCCGAATATACATTGATCAATGAGTTGGCTATTGAGAAGAAGTTGTCTAAGCTTTGTACCGTAATCAACGGTGTGGACTTGAAAAAGAGAAAATACGGTTATTACTACGGCTACGGCAAGTACGGTAAGTACTACGGTTATGGTAAACGTTATGGCTACGGCTATGGATATGGAGAAAAGTGA
- a CDS encoding polysaccharide biosynthesis/export family protein has protein sequence MEKLNGKNVLILLLPLLLTACQAYKKVPYLQDAEVVLYNTRDTKLYDAKIMPKDLLTIVVSCTSPELAAPFNLTVATQHNAALNYTTSQPVLQQYLVDNDGNINFPVLGELHVGGLTKKATEQMIVEKLKPYITETPIVTVRMVNYKISVIGEVARPGTFTISNEKVNILEALAMAGDMTVYGLRDDVKLIRENANGKQEIIPLDLNKAETILSPYYYLQQNDIIYVTPNKAKARNSDIGTSTSLWFSATSILVSIASLLFNILK, from the coding sequence ATGGAAAAATTAAACGGAAAGAATGTCTTAATATTGTTGTTGCCTCTGCTTCTTACAGCTTGTCAGGCTTATAAGAAAGTACCTTACTTGCAGGATGCTGAAGTTGTATTGTACAATACCCGAGATACAAAGCTTTATGATGCTAAAATCATGCCCAAGGACCTACTAACGATAGTGGTGTCATGTACGAGTCCCGAACTGGCAGCGCCTTTTAATTTGACAGTGGCCACACAGCACAATGCCGCTTTGAACTATACAACTAGCCAGCCTGTATTGCAACAATATCTAGTGGATAATGACGGTAATATCAACTTCCCCGTATTGGGTGAACTTCATGTGGGTGGTCTAACCAAGAAGGCAACCGAACAAATGATCGTTGAAAAACTGAAACCTTATATTACGGAAACTCCTATTGTAACAGTACGTATGGTAAATTATAAGATTTCTGTGATCGGAGAAGTTGCCCGTCCCGGTACATTCACGATTTCCAATGAAAAAGTGAACATTCTGGAAGCTTTGGCTATGGCAGGTGATATGACCGTATATGGTTTGCGTGATGATGTAAAACTAATACGGGAGAATGCTAATGGCAAGCAGGAAATAATTCCATTGGATCTGAATAAGGCTGAGACTATTCTTTCCCCATATTACTATCTGCAGCAGAATGATATCATATACGTTACTCCGAATAAGGCGAAAGCACGAAACTCAGATATCGGAACTAGTACAAGCTTATGGTTCTCTGCTACTTCTATCCTTGTTTCTATTGCCAGCTTGTTGTTTAACATCTTGAAATAA
- a CDS encoding GDP-L-fucose synthase family protein: protein MDKNTKIYVAGHHGLVGSAIWNNLQSRGYTNLVGRSHKELDLLDGVAVKQFFDEELPDAVVLAAAHVGGIMANLQYRADFIYQNLQIQQNVIGESFRHNVKKLLFLGSTCIYPRDVAQPMKEDALLTSPLEYTNEPYAIAKIAGLKMCESFNLQYGTNYIAVMPTNLYGPNDNFHLENSHVLPAMIRKIHLAKCLNEGDWKAVRRDLDLRPVEGVTGSNSDAEILDKLAKFGITPELVTLWGTGTPMREFLWSEEMADASVHVLLNVDFKDTYMEGSKDIRNCHINVGTGKEVSICEVAGMIMKEVQFKGDLRWDSSKPDGTMRKLTDVSKLHSLGWHHKVEIDEGIERLYEWYLKGV from the coding sequence ATGGATAAGAATACGAAAATCTATGTAGCGGGACACCATGGTTTGGTGGGTTCCGCTATTTGGAATAATTTGCAGAGTCGTGGTTACACGAATCTCGTAGGGCGCTCTCATAAAGAGCTGGACCTTCTTGATGGTGTGGCCGTAAAACAATTCTTTGATGAAGAACTGCCTGATGCTGTTGTCCTTGCCGCTGCGCATGTCGGTGGAATTATGGCTAATTTGCAGTATCGTGCTGATTTTATCTATCAGAACCTTCAAATTCAGCAGAATGTGATAGGGGAGAGTTTTCGCCATAATGTAAAGAAGTTGCTTTTTCTGGGTAGTACTTGTATCTATCCCCGTGATGTCGCACAGCCGATGAAGGAAGACGCTTTGCTGACTTCTCCTTTGGAATATACGAACGAACCTTATGCCATTGCCAAGATTGCGGGTTTGAAGATGTGTGAGAGCTTCAATCTTCAGTATGGTACGAACTATATTGCCGTAATGCCTACTAACCTTTATGGTCCGAATGACAATTTCCATTTGGAAAACAGTCATGTTCTTCCTGCCATGATTCGCAAGATTCATTTGGCTAAATGTTTAAACGAAGGTGATTGGAAGGCAGTTCGCAGAGACCTTGACTTGCGTCCTGTGGAAGGTGTGACCGGCAGTAATTCTGATGCTGAAATATTGGATAAATTGGCAAAATTTGGTATTACTCCTGAATTGGTAACTCTTTGGGGTACCGGTACACCTATGCGTGAGTTTTTATGGAGTGAAGAGATGGCTGATGCGAGTGTGCATGTATTATTGAATGTTGATTTCAAGGATACTTATATGGAAGGTAGTAAAGACATTCGTAACTGTCATATCAATGTTGGTACAGGTAAGGAAGTCAGTATTTGTGAAGTTGCCGGGATGATCATGAAAGAAGTTCAATTTAAGGGTGACTTACGTTGGGATAGTTCTAAGCCTGATGGTACGATGCGTAAGTTGACGGATGTATCGAAGTTACACAGTTTAGGCTGGCATCATAAGGTTGAGATTGATGAAGGTATTGAGCGCCTTTATGAATGGTATTTGAAGGGTGTCTAA
- the gmd gene encoding GDP-mannose 4,6-dehydratase gives MKKIALISGITGQDGSFLAELLIEKGYEVHGILRRSSSFNTARIEHLYLDEWVRDMKKERLVNLHYGDMTDSSSLLRIIQQVQPDEIYNLAAQSHVKVSFDVPEYTAEADAIGTLRMLEAVRILGMEKKTRIYQASTSELFGLVQEVPQKETTPFYPRSPYGVAKQYGFWITKNYRESYGMYAVNGILFNHESERRGETFVTRKITLAAARIAQGLQDKLYLGNLNSLRDWGYAKDYVECMWLILQHDTPEDFVIATGEYHTVREFTTLAFKEVGIELRWEGEGVNEKGIDVASGKVLVEVDSKYFRPAEVEQLLGDPTKARTLLGWNSTKTSFPELVKIMVSHDMKFVKKLHMKELMNREEG, from the coding sequence ATGAAAAAGATAGCTTTAATATCAGGAATCACCGGTCAGGATGGTTCATTTTTAGCAGAGCTCTTAATTGAAAAAGGATATGAAGTCCATGGTATTCTTCGTCGTTCTTCTTCTTTTAACACCGCACGCATCGAGCATCTTTATTTGGATGAATGGGTACGTGACATGAAAAAGGAGCGTTTGGTTAATCTTCATTATGGAGATATGACAGATTCCAGTTCTTTGCTCCGTATTATTCAGCAAGTGCAACCGGATGAAATTTATAACCTGGCCGCACAAAGCCATGTGAAAGTTTCTTTTGATGTACCGGAATATACAGCCGAAGCGGATGCTATCGGCACACTTCGCATGCTGGAAGCTGTCCGCATCCTTGGAATGGAGAAGAAGACAAGGATTTATCAGGCTTCTACTTCTGAACTATTCGGTCTGGTACAGGAAGTTCCACAGAAGGAAACTACACCTTTCTATCCTCGTTCCCCGTATGGAGTAGCTAAACAATACGGTTTTTGGATTACCAAGAACTATCGTGAAAGCTATGGAATGTATGCAGTGAACGGAATCCTGTTTAACCATGAAAGTGAACGTAGAGGCGAGACTTTTGTAACCCGTAAGATAACATTAGCTGCTGCCCGTATCGCACAAGGGCTCCAGGATAAACTTTATTTGGGAAACCTGAACTCACTTCGTGACTGGGGATATGCCAAGGACTATGTTGAATGTATGTGGCTGATCCTTCAGCATGATACTCCTGAAGACTTTGTAATTGCTACGGGGGAATATCATACCGTACGTGAGTTTACTACATTAGCTTTTAAAGAGGTTGGCATTGAACTTCGTTGGGAAGGTGAAGGAGTGAATGAAAAAGGTATTGATGTTGCTAGCGGTAAAGTACTGGTTGAAGTCGATTCTAAATATTTTCGTCCTGCTGAAGTTGAACAGTTACTGGGTGATCCCACGAAAGCGCGTACGTTACTTGGCTGGAATTCTACCAAGACTTCTTTCCCCGAACTGGTAAAAATCATGGTATCGCATGATATGAAGTTTGTGAAGAAGCTTCACATGAAAGAACTGATGAATAGAGAAGAAGGATAA
- a CDS encoding WbuC family cupin fold metalloprotein, with translation MTEINKDLLDYLFIQAESSERKRMNYDLRTSPNDGGQRMLNAMLPGTVVPIHRHPMSNENVLLLVGKLDEIFYDDQGNETERTHLDPTKGNFGCVVPQGAWHTVEVVEPCVIYEAKDGKYGEDGSETLEEYQTRQASSSLDQLELASSNSSAPFISIGDLKKNIEYLIGMERQSGSMDAFSPLYVSRMLNVPIEDVERVMKEQQII, from the coding sequence ATGACAGAAATTAACAAAGATTTGCTTGATTATCTTTTTATTCAAGCGGAGTCAAGCGAACGCAAGCGCATGAACTATGACTTGCGTACAAGCCCAAATGATGGAGGGCAGCGTATGCTTAATGCTATGTTGCCAGGAACAGTTGTACCTATTCACCGTCATCCAATGAGTAATGAGAATGTTCTCTTACTCGTTGGAAAATTAGACGAGATCTTCTATGACGACCAAGGAAACGAGACTGAACGTACTCATCTTGATCCAACAAAGGGAAATTTCGGTTGCGTAGTTCCTCAGGGTGCTTGGCATACTGTAGAAGTGGTTGAGCCTTGTGTCATTTACGAGGCGAAAGACGGCAAATATGGAGAAGATGGAAGTGAAACTCTTGAAGAGTACCAGACAAGGCAGGCTTCATCCTCATTAGATCAACTTGAATTGGCTTCTTCTAATTCTTCGGCTCCTTTTATCTCAATCGGTGACTTGAAGAAAAATATCGAGTACTTGATTGGCATGGAGCGCCAGTCGGGTTCCATGGATGCTTTCTCCCCTCTGTATGTCTCACGTATGCTCAATGTACCTATTGAGGATGTAGAGAGAGTAATGAAAGAACAGCAAATAATTTAA
- a CDS encoding PIG-L deacetylase family protein: MKYLLVVAHPDDETLGAGASMWKWAREGHTVDVCIMCTEAKARAFRPEDNELEDDTNASNKFLGVNRIYEGTFPNIQMNTVPHLKLVQFIEAAIKESEPDVIITHHPADTNNDHLQTSMACQEAIRLFQRRPEVKRVKEFWYMEVPSCTEWKINNAMNTFNPNCYVEVGKEGVEAKIKALSMYRGVMRPYPHPRSAEYITGLAAMRGGQWGMNYAEAFEVVLRAY, from the coding sequence ATGAAATACTTACTTGTAGTAGCTCATCCTGATGATGAGACTCTTGGCGCTGGCGCGTCGATGTGGAAGTGGGCACGTGAGGGCCATACTGTGGATGTGTGCATCATGTGTACCGAAGCGAAGGCTCGTGCTTTTCGTCCGGAGGATAATGAACTGGAGGATGATACTAATGCCTCTAACAAGTTCCTTGGTGTGAACAGAATCTATGAGGGAACGTTCCCTAACATCCAGATGAATACGGTGCCTCATCTGAAGCTGGTGCAGTTCATCGAGGCTGCCATCAAGGAGAGTGAGCCGGATGTGATCATCACTCACCATCCTGCGGACACGAACAACGACCATCTGCAGACCTCGATGGCATGTCAGGAGGCTATCCGCCTCTTCCAGCGTCGTCCAGAGGTGAAGCGCGTGAAGGAGTTCTGGTATATGGAGGTGCCTTCATGTACGGAATGGAAGATAAACAACGCGATGAATACCTTCAACCCTAACTGTTATGTAGAGGTGGGTAAGGAGGGTGTCGAGGCAAAGATTAAGGCGCTCTCGATGTACCGTGGCGTGATGCGTCCATATCCACATCCTCGTTCGGCTGAGTACATCACTGGTCTCGCTGCTATGCGTGGTGGTCAGTGGGGCATGAACTATGCCGAGGCGTTTGAAGTCGTACTCCGAGCATATTAA
- a CDS encoding sugar transferase: MVYRIVKRVFDFTCALIGIIGTSPIWLFSIIATLISDWGPLFYFANRVGKDNKKFKMWKFRSMRVARGANEASLRPDQDRIFWWGKIMRRLKIDELPQLMNILNGTMSIVGPRPAAVDQVDITRGGANAIAATVPCGLTSQSSLWDYIYGDQFPDEEEYNEKVLPIRLKLDMYYVKHASFFGDIKLIIWTILAILYTACGKYPQWMHEKLVDYSKTV, translated from the coding sequence ATGGTGTACAGAATTGTTAAGCGCGTGTTCGACTTCACGTGTGCATTGATTGGTATCATCGGTACTTCACCCATTTGGCTGTTCTCGATTATTGCTACATTGATTAGCGATTGGGGACCGCTGTTCTATTTCGCTAACCGTGTGGGTAAGGACAATAAGAAGTTCAAGATGTGGAAGTTCCGATCGATGCGTGTGGCTCGTGGGGCAAATGAGGCTTCACTTCGTCCAGATCAGGATCGAATCTTCTGGTGGGGTAAGATCATGCGCAGGTTGAAGATTGATGAGTTGCCTCAGTTGATGAACATCCTGAATGGAACGATGTCAATTGTGGGCCCTCGTCCTGCAGCTGTTGATCAGGTGGACATTACCCGTGGTGGCGCGAATGCGATTGCTGCTACCGTTCCATGCGGTCTGACTTCTCAGTCTAGTCTGTGGGATTACATCTATGGCGATCAGTTCCCCGATGAGGAGGAATATAACGAGAAGGTGCTGCCTATCCGTCTGAAGTTGGATATGTATTACGTGAAGCACGCTTCGTTCTTTGGTGACATCAAGTTGATTATCTGGACTATATTGGCTATCCTCTATACTGCATGTGGCAAGTATCCACAGTGGATGCATGAAAAATTGGTTGATTATTCAAAAACGGTATAA
- a CDS encoding PIG-L deacetylase family protein: MKYLLVVAHSDDETLGAGASMYKWSHNGNTVDVCIMCTEAKARVFRPEDNELEDDMNTSNKFLGVNKIYKETFPNIEMNTVPHLKLVQFIESAIKESEPDIIITHHPADTNNDHLQISMACQEAIRLFQRRPEVKRVKEFWYMEVPSCTEWKINNAMNSFRPNIYVEVGLEGAEAKCKALSMYRGVMRPYPHPRSNEYIIGLAAIRGSEWGCNYAEAFETVVRLY, encoded by the coding sequence ATGAAATATCTTTTAGTAGTAGCTCATTCTGATGATGAAACATTGGGTGCTGGTGCATCTATGTATAAGTGGTCCCATAATGGTAATACTGTTGACGTGTGTATTATGTGCACGGAGGCGAAGGCGCGTGTCTTCCGTCCGGAGGACAATGAGTTGGAAGACGATATGAATACATCGAACAAGTTCCTAGGAGTGAATAAAATTTACAAAGAAACGTTCCCTAATATTGAGATGAATACTGTACCACATCTCAAGTTGGTGCAGTTCATTGAGTCGGCTATTAAAGAGAGTGAGCCAGATATCATTATTACACATCATCCTGCTGATACCAATAATGATCATCTTCAGATTTCTATGGCATGTCAGGAGGCAATCCGTTTATTTCAACGCAGACCTGAGGTTAAGAGGGTTAAAGAGTTTTGGTACATGGAGGTTCCGAGTTGTACAGAGTGGAAGATAAACAATGCTATGAACTCGTTCCGTCCAAATATATACGTTGAGGTAGGCTTGGAAGGTGCTGAGGCTAAGTGCAAGGCATTAAGCATGTATCGTGGTGTGATGCGTCCTTATCCGCATCCTCGTAGCAATGAGTATATTATTGGACTGGCTGCTATCCGTGGGTCGGAATGGGGCTGCAATTATGCTGAGGCGTTTGAAACTGTAGTAAGACTTTATTGA
- a CDS encoding endonuclease/exonuclease/phosphatase family protein has protein sequence MCSQLDIIKFPPIVMGDMNDFLHSHIFLGGENGCGYGVTYKYKWLRLCIDHIFYCSETIMTSEELHLHQLRLWIVEN, from the coding sequence ATGTGTAGCCAACTGGATATAATAAAATTCCCCCCTATTGTAATGGGTGACATGAATGACTTCTTGCACTCGCATATCTTTCTTGGTGGGGAGAATGGCTGTGGTTATGGTGTTACCTACAAGTATAAATGGCTGAGGCTCTGTATAGATCACATCTTCTATTGTTCTGAAACGATTATGACTTCAGAAGAATTACACCTACATCAATTAAGGTTGTGGATAGTAGAAAATTAA
- a CDS encoding NAD-dependent epimerase/dehydratase family protein, which yields MKKVLITGANSFVGTSIEKWLMKTPEEFQVDTVDTMNGVWKTTDFTKYDAVFHVAGIAHVDPKPEMKSLYYRVNTDLTVEIAIWAKEHGVKQFIFMSSGIVYKASKSLKGDIKTMDTKPCPNDFYGDSKLQAEIGLNKLDCSTFKVCILRPPMIYGVGNKGNLPRLGWLATKTPIFPAWHNKRSMLYVDNLAEFVKQCVLREMVGTFFPQNAEYSDTVEIVRQFAKEHGHKIWISRIFNPLVWLSAMFLKPICKMFADSYYVQEMSKYDFDYQLVSFEESIKGLDIRKTMK from the coding sequence ATGAAAAAAGTATTGATTACTGGAGCCAACAGTTTTGTTGGTACTAGTATAGAAAAGTGGTTGATGAAAACACCTGAGGAATTTCAGGTGGATACTGTTGACACGATGAATGGTGTATGGAAGACTACTGATTTTACGAAGTATGATGCAGTTTTTCATGTAGCTGGTATTGCTCACGTTGATCCAAAACCAGAGATGAAGTCTCTTTACTATAGGGTGAATACTGACCTTACAGTAGAGATCGCAATATGGGCAAAAGAACATGGTGTTAAGCAGTTTATCTTTATGAGTAGCGGTATTGTGTATAAGGCTTCTAAATCGCTGAAAGGTGATATAAAAACTATGGACACAAAGCCATGCCCTAATGACTTCTATGGTGACAGCAAGCTGCAAGCTGAAATCGGTTTGAATAAGTTGGATTGTTCCACTTTCAAAGTGTGCATCTTGCGTCCACCAATGATTTATGGTGTTGGAAACAAGGGAAATCTTCCTCGTCTCGGATGGTTGGCTACAAAGACCCCTATCTTCCCAGCTTGGCACAATAAGCGTTCTATGTTGTATGTGGATAATCTTGCAGAATTTGTAAAGCAATGTGTCTTGCGTGAAATGGTAGGAACATTCTTTCCCCAAAATGCGGAATACTCAGATACAGTCGAGATTGTGCGTCAGTTTGCCAAGGAACATGGTCATAAAATTTGGATTAGCCGAATCTTCAATCCATTGGTATGGTTGAGTGCTATGTTCTTAAAGCCGATATGCAAGATGTTCGCAGATTCGTATTACGTTCAAGAAATGAGCAAGTATGATTTCGATTATCAGTTGGTTTCTTTTGAAGAATCAATCAAGGGACTGGATATTAGGAAAACTATGAAGTAA
- a CDS encoding carboxylate--amine ligase — MKKVLILDGGAAHAMAIAECLKKSGYEVAVICDDKNEYGYHTKFADERYLGVNSNKKEYAEFMLKFLKEHKFDVLIPTSDTSAEFMSFHKEELQKLTGVMMPSREIFEKGYDKNNLMHVCQKNGFPCPKTVDLKGWDCCSEDILKDFFYPGLLKPNLTSGGRGMILVNNFEELKNVYPEIHAGYGNCHLQQFIKEGGRQVKVQIMTDIKGDVAYSSVIWKQRYYPVNGGSSCCNVTIDDPEIATICGKVLKTIGWVGFADFDLIEDPQTKQLLIMEINPRIPACVRSAFKSGMDYATMIADMTVGKPLREYKYESGKRLRHLGFDVLWFLKSHNRFRTTPSWFKFFGKDLYYQDWICGDFKAFLMGSWGNFKKQMDSEFRKAKSGVKR, encoded by the coding sequence ATGAAGAAAGTTTTGATATTAGACGGAGGTGCTGCTCATGCTATGGCGATAGCAGAATGCCTGAAGAAAAGTGGGTATGAGGTAGCAGTAATCTGTGACGATAAGAATGAATATGGTTATCACACGAAGTTTGCCGATGAACGATATCTGGGTGTGAATAGCAACAAGAAGGAATATGCGGAGTTTATGCTCAAGTTTCTAAAGGAACATAAGTTTGATGTGTTGATTCCGACTAGTGATACTTCGGCAGAGTTTATGAGTTTCCATAAAGAGGAACTACAGAAATTGACGGGGGTAATGATGCCTTCGAGGGAGATTTTTGAGAAGGGTTATGATAAGAATAACCTGATGCATGTGTGTCAGAAGAATGGTTTTCCGTGTCCGAAAACTGTTGACTTGAAGGGATGGGATTGTTGTTCGGAAGATATTTTGAAAGATTTTTTTTATCCCGGACTATTGAAGCCAAACTTGACGAGTGGTGGCAGAGGAATGATCTTGGTGAATAACTTTGAGGAACTGAAGAATGTATATCCCGAGATACATGCTGGTTATGGAAACTGTCATCTGCAACAGTTTATAAAGGAGGGGGGCAGACAGGTGAAGGTGCAGATTATGACTGATATAAAAGGTGATGTGGCATATTCATCTGTGATTTGGAAGCAAAGGTATTATCCTGTAAATGGTGGATCGAGTTGCTGTAACGTGACAATTGACGATCCGGAGATTGCTACTATTTGTGGTAAAGTCTTGAAAACGATTGGTTGGGTTGGGTTTGCTGACTTTGACCTGATTGAGGACCCGCAGACGAAGCAGTTACTAATCATGGAAATCAACCCTCGAATTCCGGCATGTGTACGTTCGGCTTTTAAGAGCGGAATGGACTATGCAACTATGATTGCGGATATGACTGTAGGCAAACCATTACGTGAGTATAAGTATGAGAGTGGCAAGAGGTTACGTCATTTGGGCTTTGATGTGCTTTGGTTTCTCAAAAGTCATAACCGTTTCAGAACAACACCATCTTGGTTCAAGTTTTTTGGTAAAGATTTGTATTATCAAGATTGGATTTGTGGTGACTTTAAGGCTTTCCTTATGGGAAGTTGGGGGAACTTCAAGAAGCAGATGGATTCGGAGTTTCGTAAGGCAAAATCGGGTGTAAAAAGATAA